One window from the genome of Candidatus Binataceae bacterium encodes:
- a CDS encoding acyl-CoA dehydrogenase family protein — translation MSTDEARLEPRRRIRFAFSDEQEQFRSALRRFLKDRSPTTEIRRLMATAEGYDPAVWRQMSQDLALPGIHVPQPYGGAGFGMVELCIVTEEMGRALLCAPYFSTAVLAANAIMNAGSEAQKSKLLPAVANGTRLATLAITEPDGNWDPDSIRTVATREAGGYRIDGAKSYVVDGHLADLLVVAARLAGSSGSEGLALFTLAADAGGVERRLLESMDPTRKIARVEFRGARAGLLGGLGEGAASIVRTLDQAAIALANEMMGGAQTMLDSAVSYAKLRVQFGRTIGSFQAIKHKLADMLLDVELGKSAAYYAAQAAALDDPEWPALASLAKAAASETYLHTAAECIQIHGGIGFTWDNDTHLWFKRAKSSEVFLGQPSYHRELLMRRWGV, via the coding sequence ATGAGCACCGACGAAGCTCGGCTTGAACCCAGGCGTCGCATCCGGTTTGCTTTCAGCGACGAGCAGGAGCAGTTTCGCTCGGCGTTGCGGCGATTTCTGAAGGATCGATCTCCGACGACCGAAATCCGGCGGCTGATGGCCACGGCCGAAGGGTACGATCCCGCGGTATGGCGGCAGATGAGCCAGGACCTGGCGTTGCCCGGCATCCATGTACCCCAGCCCTACGGCGGTGCGGGGTTCGGGATGGTGGAGCTTTGCATCGTCACCGAGGAGATGGGCCGCGCGCTGCTCTGCGCGCCCTACTTCTCGACCGCCGTGCTCGCCGCCAACGCGATCATGAATGCCGGCAGCGAAGCGCAGAAATCAAAGCTGCTGCCCGCGGTCGCCAACGGCACGCGGCTGGCGACGCTGGCGATAACCGAGCCCGACGGGAATTGGGACCCGGATTCCATCAGGACCGTCGCGACTCGGGAGGCTGGCGGTTACCGTATCGACGGAGCCAAAAGCTACGTCGTGGACGGCCACCTGGCGGACCTGCTGGTCGTTGCCGCTCGCCTGGCGGGGAGCTCGGGCAGTGAGGGGCTGGCGCTGTTTACGCTCGCGGCCGACGCCGGCGGCGTGGAGCGGCGGCTCCTGGAATCAATGGATCCCACGCGCAAGATTGCGCGCGTCGAGTTTCGCGGCGCGCGCGCGGGCCTTTTGGGCGGACTCGGTGAAGGCGCGGCGTCGATCGTGCGCACGCTCGATCAGGCCGCTATCGCGCTCGCCAACGAGATGATGGGCGGCGCCCAGACGATGCTCGACTCGGCGGTAAGTTATGCGAAGCTGCGGGTGCAGTTCGGCCGCACTATTGGCTCCTTCCAGGCGATCAAGCACAAGCTCGCCGATATGCTGCTCGACGTGGAACTCGGCAAGTCCGCAGCCTATTACGCCGCCCAGGCCGCCGCGCTCGATGATCCCGAATGGCCCGCGCTCGCCAGCCTGGCCAAGGCCGCGGCCTCGGAAACCTACCTGCACACCGCGGCCGAATGCATCCAGATTCACGGCGGCATCGGTTTCACCTGGGACAACGATACGCATCTGTGGTTCAAGCGCGCCAAGAGCTCCGAGGTCTTTCTCGGCCAGCCGAGCTACCATCGCGAGCTTCTGATGCGCCGCTGGGGGGTCTGA
- a CDS encoding acyl-CoA dehydrogenase family protein: protein MSEISEAEVRADVRRWLAANWDPDLSLLEWRSRLADSGWGMSQWPREWYGRGLSHALARVVEEEFASVGAVGVAKSGVRLLAAATLLEHGTDEQRRKFLRRILTGEDTWCQFFSEPGSGSDLAGATTRAELKGDFWIINGQKVWTTSAHHADYGMLLARTDWDAPKHEGLSYFVIEVKQPGVEVRPLKQMNGHASFNQVFFTDARVPKENLVGRVGEGWKVAMTTLAHERRGADGLAPPHKRAVRLGRVHAEERAETEKANQPYRWYPQRAGRVDLVLERAKETGANADPYVRQQIARLMILAKSAEWTARRARAAQQQGRPQGPEGSLGKLAASHVARACSRVHTLITGTAAMLTGPESPREGVIAEILVSVPAVSIAGGTDEIQRNIIAERVLGLPKEPRFDTGPFRNVRRN, encoded by the coding sequence ATGAGCGAGATCAGCGAGGCCGAGGTACGCGCCGATGTGCGCCGCTGGCTGGCGGCGAACTGGGACCCGGACCTGTCGCTGCTGGAATGGCGCAGCAGGCTCGCCGATTCCGGGTGGGGCATGTCGCAGTGGCCGAGAGAATGGTATGGGCGCGGCCTGTCGCACGCGCTCGCACGCGTGGTGGAGGAGGAGTTCGCCAGTGTCGGGGCGGTCGGAGTTGCGAAATCGGGAGTGCGGCTGCTCGCGGCCGCCACCTTGCTCGAGCACGGGACCGATGAGCAAAGGCGCAAGTTCCTGCGCCGGATTCTCACTGGCGAGGATACCTGGTGCCAGTTCTTCAGCGAGCCGGGCAGCGGCTCCGACCTCGCTGGCGCGACCACCCGCGCCGAGCTCAAGGGTGATTTCTGGATCATCAACGGGCAGAAGGTGTGGACGACGAGCGCACATCATGCCGACTACGGCATGCTGCTCGCCCGCACCGATTGGGACGCGCCCAAGCACGAGGGGCTCTCGTATTTCGTCATCGAGGTCAAACAACCCGGCGTCGAGGTGCGGCCGCTTAAGCAGATGAACGGCCATGCGTCCTTCAACCAGGTGTTCTTCACCGACGCTCGGGTTCCCAAGGAAAACCTCGTCGGGCGGGTCGGCGAAGGATGGAAGGTCGCGATGACGACGCTCGCGCACGAGCGGCGCGGCGCCGACGGGCTGGCGCCGCCACACAAGCGCGCGGTACGGCTCGGCCGCGTCCACGCCGAAGAGCGGGCCGAGACCGAGAAGGCCAATCAGCCCTACCGATGGTATCCGCAACGCGCCGGCCGCGTGGACCTTGTCCTCGAGCGCGCGAAGGAGACCGGCGCCAACGCGGATCCCTACGTGCGCCAGCAGATCGCGCGGCTCATGATCCTGGCGAAGTCGGCCGAGTGGACCGCCCGCCGTGCACGGGCCGCGCAGCAGCAGGGGCGCCCGCAAGGGCCGGAAGGCTCGCTGGGCAAGCTCGCCGCCAGCCACGTCGCGCGCGCCTGCTCCCGCGTCCATACCCTGATCACCGGCACGGCCGCGATGTTGACCGGGCCCGAAAGCCCGCGCGAGGGAGTGATCGCCGAGATCCTGGTCTCGGTGCCCGCGGTCTCCATCGCCGGAGGCACCGACGAGATTCAGCGCAACATCATTGCGGAGCGCGTGCTCGGTCTGCCCAAGGAGCCGCGGTTCGACACCGGACCGTTCCGCAACGTGCGAAGGAATTAA
- a CDS encoding alpha/beta family hydrolase translates to MTEFLFNGPDAAPLTLVLAHGAGGPMDSPFMETIAGGLAGSGIRVARFEFPYMRRRRETGSRSAPDSEPVLMQSWRDAIAQLGGGRALVIGGKSLGGRIASMIADEAEARGLVCLGYPFHPPGKSERLRVRHLGQLRTPALLIQGTRDPFGRPEEVGKYKLSVAIQIEWLEDGDHSFKPRPRSGRSAAANLGTAIARVAEFVKALRPA, encoded by the coding sequence ATGACTGAGTTTCTTTTCAACGGGCCGGACGCCGCGCCGCTCACGCTGGTCCTCGCGCACGGCGCGGGCGGCCCGATGGACTCGCCGTTCATGGAGACAATCGCGGGCGGACTCGCGGGTTCCGGAATCCGCGTCGCGCGATTCGAGTTTCCTTACATGCGGCGGCGACGGGAAACCGGCTCCCGCAGCGCGCCCGATTCCGAGCCGGTGCTGATGCAGTCATGGCGCGACGCGATCGCGCAACTCGGCGGCGGCAGGGCTCTCGTGATCGGCGGCAAATCTCTGGGCGGCCGAATCGCAAGCATGATTGCCGATGAAGCGGAAGCGCGCGGACTGGTGTGTCTCGGCTACCCCTTCCATCCGCCGGGCAAGTCCGAGCGGCTGCGCGTGCGCCACCTCGGCCAACTGCGCACGCCTGCGCTGCTCATCCAGGGAACCCGCGATCCGTTCGGACGGCCCGAGGAAGTCGGCAAATACAAACTATCGGTCGCGATCCAGATCGAATGGCTCGAGGATGGCGATCATTCGTTCAAGCCGCGCCCACGCTCGGGCCGCAGCGCAGCCGCGAATCTCGGCACGGCCATCGCGCGTGTCGCGGAATTCGTCAAGGCGCTCCGCCCCGCTTAA
- a CDS encoding amidohydrolase family protein, with the protein MLDYRLISADSHFVEPPAMWGERIDRRFRDRAPRTVRNLNGRQGEFFVCENITPMPVAGFFGAGVPSAELPEHNKRGFEAAPQSVWDPSYRIKDQDRDGVAAEVIYTSMGMPLFGLDDAELRAACFRAFNDWAAEYCSYDLKRLVPLGLITLEDIPGAVAELQRIAKLGMRGAMIWAEAPRERPYDHPDYEPFWAAAQDLEMPLSLHILTARQGTGASPGAGRGFLLALANLHHQIERSISVLVYGGVLEKFPRLRIVSAENDVGWMAYFMYRLDTVQNRLGAVGGMKLPLRASEYIKRQVYATFIADPVFVDSLGRYGADNVMWSSDYPHTAATFPRSQEIVTKRFGALPEEQRRKIVHDTAARIYRLN; encoded by the coding sequence ATGTTGGACTATCGCCTGATTTCAGCCGATTCGCACTTCGTCGAGCCGCCCGCGATGTGGGGCGAGCGTATCGACCGGCGCTTTCGCGATCGCGCGCCGCGCACGGTCAGGAACCTCAACGGTCGCCAGGGCGAATTCTTCGTCTGCGAGAACATCACGCCGATGCCCGTCGCTGGCTTCTTCGGTGCCGGCGTGCCGTCGGCCGAGTTGCCCGAGCATAACAAACGAGGCTTCGAGGCGGCGCCCCAGAGCGTGTGGGACCCATCCTATCGAATCAAGGATCAGGATCGCGACGGAGTCGCCGCCGAAGTCATCTACACCTCGATGGGGATGCCGCTGTTCGGGCTGGACGACGCCGAACTGCGCGCCGCCTGCTTCCGCGCGTTCAACGATTGGGCGGCCGAGTATTGCTCCTACGACCTCAAGCGGCTGGTTCCGCTCGGCCTCATAACCCTGGAGGATATCCCGGGCGCGGTCGCGGAACTTCAGCGAATCGCCAAGCTTGGGATGCGTGGCGCCATGATCTGGGCGGAGGCGCCGCGAGAACGCCCCTACGACCATCCCGACTACGAGCCCTTCTGGGCCGCCGCGCAGGACCTCGAGATGCCGCTGTCGCTGCACATCCTGACCGCGCGTCAGGGCACCGGCGCAAGTCCCGGTGCCGGGCGCGGTTTCCTGCTCGCGCTCGCCAATCTCCATCATCAGATTGAGCGCTCGATCTCGGTGCTGGTCTATGGCGGAGTGCTCGAAAAATTCCCGCGTCTGCGGATCGTTTCGGCCGAGAACGACGTCGGCTGGATGGCTTATTTCATGTACCGGCTCGACACGGTGCAAAACCGCCTCGGCGCGGTGGGCGGGATGAAGCTGCCGTTGCGCGCCAGTGAGTACATCAAGCGCCAGGTTTACGCGACCTTTATCGCGGATCCGGTGTTCGTCGATTCGCTCGGTCGCTATGGCGCGGACAACGTGATGTGGTCGTCGGACTATCCGCATACTGCGGCGACCTTTCCGCGCTCGCAGGAGATCGTGACCAAGCGCTTCGGCGCTCTGCCCGAGGAGCAGCGCCGCAAGATCGTCCACGACACCGCGGCCCGCATCTATCGCCTGAACTGA
- a CDS encoding redoxin domain-containing protein produces the protein MPATVIYDEAPRDARSASADGANLWLSLDDLRATTGWELKPQGLCRGERCVPIPPPREAEFLAADRRFNLAAFARHLAQPVVHDDANGVWLFGEAATVRRDALMSLEAPDFTLPDLDGRMHSLSQYRGRKVLLLSWASWUGCRFDLPVWQAIYDELRDRNFVIVSVAFDTGGVAAVRSWIKPAAPIEIPPPLQDIMGWSAEECRRAAPPTYPCLLDEKHVVAELYNMTNVPMGVWIDERARIVRPAEPAGASDGFRSMDRSTFQMPPEVAEKGRAARKRYVDALRDWVAKGGASEYALAPDEIRRRVAGMSETDALAAANFRLGQYLREHGHPADARRYFEEARRLCPKRWHYVRQALELDEPGKASGPEFFAAVDALGERPYYPPVVYK, from the coding sequence ATGCCGGCAACCGTGATCTATGACGAGGCACCCCGTGACGCGCGTAGCGCGTCCGCGGACGGCGCCAATCTCTGGCTCTCGCTCGACGACTTAAGAGCGACGACTGGATGGGAGCTTAAACCGCAGGGGTTGTGCCGCGGCGAACGCTGCGTGCCAATCCCGCCGCCTCGCGAGGCAGAATTTCTCGCGGCCGACCGGCGGTTCAATCTCGCCGCCTTCGCGCGCCATCTCGCCCAACCGGTCGTGCACGACGACGCCAATGGCGTGTGGCTGTTCGGCGAGGCGGCAACCGTGCGGCGCGACGCGCTGATGTCGCTGGAAGCGCCGGACTTCACGCTGCCCGACCTCGACGGCCGGATGCATTCGCTTTCGCAGTATCGCGGCCGCAAAGTGCTCCTGCTTTCGTGGGCGTCGTGGTGAGGATGCCGCTTCGACCTGCCGGTCTGGCAGGCAATCTACGACGAGCTTCGCGACCGCAACTTCGTCATCGTCTCGGTAGCATTCGACACCGGCGGCGTCGCGGCTGTGCGCAGCTGGATCAAGCCCGCCGCACCGATCGAAATCCCGCCTCCGTTGCAGGACATCATGGGCTGGAGCGCCGAGGAGTGCCGGCGCGCCGCGCCTCCAACGTATCCGTGCTTGCTCGACGAGAAGCACGTCGTCGCCGAACTCTACAACATGACGAACGTGCCGATGGGAGTCTGGATCGACGAGCGCGCGCGGATCGTGCGGCCGGCCGAGCCGGCAGGCGCGAGCGACGGCTTCCGCTCGATGGATCGGAGCACGTTCCAGATGCCGCCCGAGGTTGCCGAAAAGGGAAGGGCGGCGCGCAAGCGCTACGTCGATGCGCTGCGCGACTGGGTCGCAAAGGGCGGCGCCAGCGAGTACGCGCTCGCGCCCGACGAGATACGTCGACGGGTCGCCGGAATGTCGGAAACCGACGCGCTCGCCGCGGCCAATTTCCGCCTCGGCCAGTATCTCCGCGAGCACGGTCATCCGGCGGATGCGCGCCGCTACTTTGAAGAGGCCCGGCGGCTTTGCCCCAAGCGATGGCATTACGTCCGCCAGGCCCTTGAGCTGGATGAGCCCGGCAAGGCGTCGGGCCCGGAGTTTTTCGCCGCCGTCGATGCGCTCGGCGAGCGGCCTTACTATCCGCCGGTCGTTTACAAGTGA
- a CDS encoding amidohydrolase family protein — MSYTIIDADTHVTESPDLWTSRAPASIRDRVPQIKTFPDGSQRWVLGNRTLASAGMTATAGVGSFKHPPKTYDQMHPGAYDAKARLKYMDEMGIWAMVMYPNVGGFGAQQFLKLGEPELMLTCVQIYNDWQTEWASADSRRLLPITSTPFWDVPAAVKEIRRCAAMGHKGILFTGEPQYYGQPLLGDPHWNPLWEVACELDLPISFHIGSGDMAEGLLKPRVATYGKMAAFTELAVDIFLRNGLQLNDLLMSGVLVRYPKIKFVSVESGIGWIPFVLEAMDYQFRGNSVTEEHPEFEMLPSEYFARNVYACYWFEQVAPRRLIDKIGTDNILFETDFPHPTSLYGEEVHARIKGGLSDCDETVRRKILWENARKLYKVAGPTAADEARQAAAASA; from the coding sequence GTGAGCTACACGATAATTGACGCTGACACCCATGTGACCGAAAGCCCCGACCTGTGGACCAGCCGCGCGCCGGCTTCGATTCGCGATCGCGTGCCGCAGATTAAGACCTTTCCCGACGGCTCCCAGCGCTGGGTGCTGGGGAACCGTACCCTGGCGAGCGCCGGCATGACCGCCACCGCAGGCGTCGGCAGCTTCAAGCATCCGCCCAAGACCTACGACCAGATGCATCCGGGCGCCTATGACGCCAAGGCGCGACTGAAGTACATGGACGAGATGGGCATCTGGGCGATGGTGATGTATCCGAATGTCGGCGGGTTCGGCGCCCAGCAGTTCCTCAAACTGGGCGAGCCCGAACTGATGCTCACCTGCGTGCAGATCTACAACGACTGGCAGACCGAATGGGCATCAGCCGATTCGCGCCGCCTGCTGCCGATTACCTCCACGCCGTTCTGGGACGTCCCCGCCGCGGTGAAGGAGATTCGCCGCTGCGCCGCGATGGGCCACAAGGGGATTCTGTTCACCGGCGAACCGCAGTATTATGGCCAGCCGCTGCTCGGCGACCCGCATTGGAACCCGCTGTGGGAAGTCGCATGCGAGCTCGATCTGCCGATCAGCTTCCACATCGGCTCGGGCGACATGGCCGAAGGTTTGCTCAAGCCGCGAGTCGCGACGTACGGCAAGATGGCGGCGTTCACCGAATTGGCGGTCGATATCTTTCTGCGCAACGGCCTCCAGCTCAACGACCTTCTGATGTCAGGCGTGCTGGTGCGCTATCCGAAGATCAAATTCGTCTCCGTCGAAAGCGGCATCGGATGGATCCCGTTTGTGCTCGAGGCGATGGACTACCAATTCCGCGGCAACAGCGTGACGGAGGAGCACCCGGAATTCGAGATGCTTCCCTCGGAATACTTCGCGCGAAACGTCTATGCCTGCTACTGGTTCGAACAGGTCGCGCCGCGCCGACTGATCGACAAGATCGGCACCGATAATATCCTGTTCGAGACCGACTTCCCGCATCCGACTTCGCTCTACGGCGAAGAGGTCCACGCGCGGATCAAGGGTGGCCTTTCAGACTGCGACGAAACCGTGCGCCGCAAGATCTTGTGGGAGAACGCGCGCAAGCTCTACAAGGTTGCCGGACCGACCGCCGCCGACGAGGCGAGGCAGGCCGCCGCGGCCAGCGCCTGA
- a CDS encoding hydroxymethylglutaryl-CoA lyase, with the protein MGERIILCDVAPRDGIQNEKVMLSTAQKLELIRRLAAAGMPWIEVASFASPKWVPQMADAEEVFGAASRIPGIRPIVLVLNDRGYERAVRAGARYLRLVVASTDTMNQKNANALPDATMAAYRPIFERARGDGVELTGTIATAFGCPFEGAVDPDRVLRLAAQFLAAGAAEVDFADTVGMAVPPQIERMLARARKEFPGARIGIHLHNTRNVGLANAYAAVCGGADVLDASTGGAGGCPFAPRATGNIPMDDLVFMLEGMGVHTGIDLGKLIETSRWLEEVLQHALPAMLPKAGPCWDSPPPLA; encoded by the coding sequence ATGGGCGAGCGGATAATCCTGTGCGACGTGGCGCCGCGCGATGGTATCCAGAACGAAAAGGTGATGCTGTCGACGGCGCAGAAGCTCGAATTGATCCGCCGACTCGCCGCCGCCGGCATGCCTTGGATCGAGGTCGCCTCCTTCGCGAGTCCGAAGTGGGTGCCGCAGATGGCCGACGCCGAAGAGGTGTTCGGCGCGGCGTCGCGGATTCCAGGCATCCGTCCGATCGTACTGGTGCTCAACGACCGCGGCTACGAGCGCGCCGTGCGCGCGGGCGCACGCTACCTCCGGCTCGTCGTTGCCTCGACCGATACGATGAACCAGAAAAACGCCAACGCCTTGCCCGACGCGACGATGGCGGCGTATCGGCCGATTTTCGAGCGCGCGCGCGGCGACGGCGTCGAGCTGACCGGTACGATCGCGACGGCCTTCGGATGCCCGTTCGAAGGCGCGGTGGACCCGGACAGGGTGCTCAGGCTGGCGGCGCAATTCCTCGCGGCGGGCGCGGCCGAGGTCGACTTCGCCGATACCGTGGGTATGGCGGTGCCGCCGCAAATCGAGCGAATGCTGGCGCGCGCGCGAAAGGAATTTCCAGGCGCGAGAATCGGTATCCATCTCCACAACACGCGCAACGTCGGGCTCGCCAATGCCTATGCCGCGGTGTGCGGCGGCGCCGATGTGCTCGACGCGTCTACCGGCGGAGCGGGCGGCTGTCCATTCGCGCCGCGGGCGACCGGCAATATACCGATGGATGACCTTGTCTTCATGCTCGAAGGAATGGGAGTCCACACCGGGATCGACCTGGGCAAGCTGATCGAGACGTCGCGCTGGCTCGAGGAAGTGCTGCAACATGCGCTTCCTGCGATGCTGCCCAAGGCCGGTCCGTGCTGGGATTCACCTCCGCCGCTTGCGTGA
- a CDS encoding PQQ-binding-like beta-propeller repeat protein, protein MRNRLLVVLSCVALGAALLVWDPARAQSVPTYHRSPDRSGNYVMPGLTWERAPGLHRDPTFDGRFEGQVYAQPLLWRSGPTGLLVVATEENVIYAFDAKTGKTVWRRSVGRPVPRSALPCGNIDPLGITGTPVIDEGRRAVYFDAMVAGEDKPRHMIFGLSLGDGSILPGFPVDIPRALKALGMRFISAIQNQRGALLIVNDKLFIPYGGHYGDCGPYHGWVVGIDLASPAKVSAWATRAEGGGIWAPGGISYDGRSMFVATGNTMGAQQWSDGEAVFRLHTDLAPPTSSRDFFAPANWKFMDRADQDLGATNPLPLDVPSANGKTQFVLALGKDGNAYLLNRKDLGGIGGALAVKQIARAPIRTAPASFPAGNAVFVAVQARAVGCPRPVANPDVLALRIAARPSPSISIAWCGTFEGRAAPIVTTTDGSSNPIVWIAGAEGDNRLHGFRGDNGTPIFAGDRAADRVQGVARFSTILAADGRLFIAGDGRLYAFVP, encoded by the coding sequence ATGCGCAACCGCCTGCTCGTCGTCCTGTCGTGCGTCGCTCTGGGCGCGGCGCTGCTGGTCTGGGACCCGGCGCGGGCGCAGTCGGTGCCGACCTACCACCGATCGCCGGACAGAAGCGGCAACTACGTAATGCCCGGCCTTACGTGGGAGCGTGCGCCCGGACTGCATCGCGACCCGACCTTCGACGGACGCTTCGAAGGACAAGTTTACGCGCAGCCGCTCTTGTGGCGCTCTGGACCAACCGGCCTTCTGGTCGTAGCCACCGAAGAGAATGTCATTTATGCGTTCGATGCAAAGACGGGAAAGACGGTCTGGCGCAGATCGGTCGGACGTCCGGTTCCGCGCTCGGCGCTGCCGTGCGGCAATATCGATCCGCTCGGGATCACCGGAACGCCGGTTATCGACGAAGGTCGCCGCGCGGTTTACTTCGACGCGATGGTTGCGGGAGAAGACAAGCCACGCCACATGATATTCGGCCTGTCGCTCGGCGACGGCTCCATCCTTCCCGGATTCCCGGTCGATATTCCGCGCGCGCTCAAGGCGCTCGGGATGCGCTTCATCTCGGCGATCCAGAATCAGCGCGGCGCGCTTCTGATCGTTAACGACAAGCTATTCATCCCTTACGGTGGGCACTACGGCGATTGCGGGCCGTATCACGGATGGGTGGTTGGAATCGACTTGGCGAGTCCCGCCAAGGTGAGCGCATGGGCGACGCGCGCCGAAGGCGGCGGAATCTGGGCGCCCGGTGGAATCAGCTACGACGGCCGGTCGATGTTCGTCGCGACCGGCAACACGATGGGCGCCCAGCAGTGGTCCGACGGAGAAGCGGTCTTCCGCCTGCACACGGACCTCGCTCCGCCGACCAGTTCGCGCGACTTCTTCGCGCCCGCCAACTGGAAGTTCATGGACCGCGCAGATCAGGACCTCGGCGCCACGAATCCGCTGCCGCTCGACGTACCGAGCGCCAACGGCAAAACCCAGTTCGTGCTCGCGCTCGGCAAGGACGGTAACGCGTATCTGCTGAACCGCAAGGACCTGGGTGGTATCGGCGGAGCGCTTGCGGTCAAACAGATCGCGAGGGCCCCGATCCGCACCGCTCCGGCGAGCTTCCCGGCCGGTAATGCAGTATTCGTCGCCGTGCAGGCGCGCGCCGTCGGATGTCCGCGGCCGGTGGCAAACCCAGACGTGCTTGCGCTCCGGATTGCGGCGCGTCCGTCACCGTCGATCTCGATCGCATGGTGCGGCACGTTCGAAGGTCGGGCAGCTCCAATCGTCACCACAACCGATGGTAGTTCAAATCCGATCGTCTGGATAGCGGGCGCGGAGGGCGACAACCGCCTGCACGGCTTTCGCGGCGATAATGGCACGCCAATCTTCGCCGGCGATCGGGCCGCCGATCGCGTCCAGGGAGTCGCACGCTTCAGCACGATCCTCGCCGCGGATGGACGCCTGTTCATCGCAGGCGACGGGCGGCTTTACGCATTCGTACCCTGA
- a CDS encoding LLM class flavin-dependent oxidoreductase translates to MDFGILLPFRNPAQWAAPITTLYDEHIAEAVLAEELGYDHVWTTEHHFYDDAWSPSLLPILAAIAQRTSRIRLGTFIIILPFHHPARVAEDAATVDILSKGRLDLGVGQGYVVSEFESFKIPRNERGSRLEEGVDLIRRCFVEENFSFAGRHFQLEHVNLTPKPVQKPHPPIWIAAMAEKSVTRVARLGYHLAGSGGADLQQMYDSALRRFGHDPANYYVAQLRAVYVAETRERAWDDAEHHLYYMMTAYDRRFKQANDLPWSKAVFSRPEVPPPGEMRKTPGLSFFQAPLAIGTPDDVASEIERYQKETRVSHLVMWMQMPGMPARKARRSMELFAKEVMPRFR, encoded by the coding sequence ATGGACTTCGGCATTCTTCTTCCTTTTCGAAATCCAGCTCAGTGGGCCGCTCCGATAACCACACTTTATGACGAACATATCGCGGAAGCCGTCTTGGCTGAGGAGCTCGGCTACGATCATGTGTGGACCACCGAGCATCACTTTTACGACGACGCCTGGTCTCCTTCATTGTTGCCCATACTTGCCGCGATCGCGCAGCGAACCAGCCGCATCCGCCTGGGCACCTTCATTATAATTCTTCCGTTTCATCATCCGGCGCGGGTCGCGGAAGACGCAGCAACGGTCGATATTCTGTCGAAAGGAAGGCTGGACCTGGGCGTCGGTCAAGGATACGTTGTCAGCGAATTCGAAAGCTTCAAAATTCCCCGCAACGAGCGCGGCAGCAGACTCGAGGAGGGGGTAGATCTGATCCGCCGCTGCTTCGTCGAGGAAAATTTCTCATTTGCGGGAAGGCACTTCCAACTCGAACATGTGAATCTGACGCCAAAGCCCGTCCAAAAGCCGCATCCGCCGATCTGGATTGCTGCCATGGCGGAGAAGTCTGTAACGCGGGTCGCGCGGCTGGGCTACCATCTTGCGGGCAGCGGTGGCGCCGATCTTCAACAGATGTACGACTCGGCCTTGCGACGCTTCGGCCACGATCCGGCCAATTACTACGTCGCCCAGTTACGCGCGGTCTACGTCGCGGAGACTCGAGAGCGAGCATGGGACGACGCCGAACATCATCTGTACTATATGATGACCGCGTATGATCGTCGTTTTAAGCAGGCCAACGACCTGCCGTGGAGCAAGGCGGTATTCTCGCGCCCGGAGGTGCCTCCCCCGGGCGAAATGCGCAAGACACCCGGTCTCAGCTTTTTCCAGGCGCCGCTGGCGATCGGAACTCCTGACGACGTCGCCAGCGAAATCGAGCGTTACCAGAAGGAGACGCGTGTCAGTCACCTAGTGATGTGGATGCAAATGCCCGGGATGCCAGCGCGTAAGGCGCGCCGCTCGATGGAACTGTTTGCGAAGGAAGTGATGCCGCGGTTCAGATAG